ATGCGGCCGCGCCGACACATCCTCGCTGATCAAGCGCCTGCGCCAGCACGCCAGGGAAGCCTGATGTAGCGGCCGCGTCTCCTGCCGTCGTCCGATTCCTACAGCGATTTCGGCGCGTGCCGGAAGGGCCGCGGGCCGGCCCGTGCCTAAGCTGGACGCATGGGCCCGTCCATCGGGGCCGGCCCGGCAACGATGCAGGAGACCATCATGTGGAAACTCGCAGGCGCGCTCCTGATAGGCGCAAGCATGGCGTTGGCTGGCTGTACCGCGGCGGGCGCAGTGGCCGGCGGTGTGGCAGGCCATGAACTGACTGACGGCAGTACGGCCGGTACCATCGGCGGTGCCGTGGTTGGCGGTGTGATCGGGCACGAGCTGGGCAAGTAACAGCGTCGCGCTGATGGGAAACTGATGGGAAAGCAAGAAGGCCGCATTGCGCGGCCTTCTTTGCTGGCCGCCGGTACGTTGCTGGCCATCCGTACGCCGGATTCAGCGCAGGTGCCGGGGAGCAGCCTTGCCGGAAACCCGCAAGCGCCGCCACAGCAGCACCGGCAGCCGCACCAGGCAACCCGCCAGCAGCCGCAGGTGCATTCCCGTCAGCAGCAGGTTGTCACGCAGGTAGCGGAAGTGCGAGACGCCGCCTTCGCCCCGCGCAAAATAGCGGACCGGCGCGGCCACGTTGATCGGGCGGACACCACGCCAGCACAGGCGGACCGCCGCTTCGGGATCGAAGTCGAAGCGGCGCATCCAGTGCGTCTCGCGCATTACCGCGCGCAGTGGCGCGATGGGGTAGACGCGGAAACCATAGAGCGAATCGCCGATCCCGGCCCACAGTGTCTCGACATC
This genomic window from Cupriavidus sp. P-10 contains:
- a CDS encoding glycine zipper 2TM domain-containing protein, encoding MWKLAGALLIGASMALAGCTAAGAVAGGVAGHELTDGSTAGTIGGAVVGGVIGHELGK